A window of Fragaria vesca subsp. vesca linkage group LG7, FraVesHawaii_1.0, whole genome shotgun sequence contains these coding sequences:
- the LOC101295870 gene encoding auxin response factor 18-like — MITIMNSVREPMKNNNNHSEKGLDSQFWHACAGGMVQLPPINSKVFYFPQGHAEYAQGNVDFGNSRIPALILSRISAIRYMADPETDEVYAKMRLVPVRERGFDFEDDGVVGNNNGVQENPEKPSSFAKTLTQSDANNGGGFSVPRFCAETIFPRLDYSADPPVQTILAKDVHGEIWKFRHIYRGTPRRHLLTTGWSNFVNNKKLVAGDAIVFFRAENGDLCVGIRRAKRGIGGGPEYPCGWNTPSGNSCSQYDGYSGFSRENGNKLMDKNSSGTTRGRVKAEHVIEAATLAVSGQPFEVVYYPRASTPEFCVKAASVRAAMQIRWCSGIRFKMPFETEDSSRISWFMGTVSSVHYADPRWPDSPWRYLQVAWDEPDLLQNVRSVSPWLVELVSSIPAIDLSPFSPPRKKLRLQQTPDYSLLGQLPMQSVYGNFLTSSNTMCNLSDNIPAGIQGARQAHFGLSSTNFLNNLPPGLIPVGFQQLGHVPPPGTPGGNFMRIAETNEDIPCRVTEGIPYHNLRDNDEIKTPHIFLFGQLIVEGQQMSKSSSGDDSSSCPEKTGNSSDGSGSALHRNDSVENCSDGGSDHNLETGLCKVFVKSGDAGTLDLSVFRSYQELYRKLANMFGKENSDMLSNVLYRDATGAIRHTGDEPFSEFLKTARGLYMA, encoded by the exons ATGATTACTATAATGAATTCTGTGAGGGAGCCAATGAAGAACAACAACAACCACTCAGAGAAAGGATTGGATTCTCAGTTCTGGCATGCCTGTGCTGGTGGCATGGTTCAATTGCCACCTATCAACTCTAAGGTCTTCTACTTCCCTCAGGGGCATGCTGAGTATGCCCAGGGGAATGTGGATTTTGGGAATTCTCGAATTCCAGCACTCATTCTGTCTAGGATATCTGCTATAAGGTACATGGCAGATCCTGAAACCGATGAGGTTTATGCGAAAATGAGGCTGGTTCCAGTGAGAGAGAGAGGTTTTGATTTTGAGGATGATGGGGTTGTTGGGAACAACAATGGAGTGCAAGAGAATCCTGAGAAACCCTCATCTTTTGCTAAGACTTTGACTCAGTCTGATGCTAACAATGGGGGAGGGTTCTCTGTGCCTCGCTTCTGTGCTGAGACTATCTTTCCGCGCTTGGATTACTCGGCTGATCCCCCAGTTCAGACCATTCTTGCAAAGGATGTGCATGGTGAGATTTGGAAGTTTAGGCATATCTATAGAGGTACTCCTCGCCGTCACCTTTTGACCACAGGATGGAGCAATTTTGTGAACAACAAGAAGCTTGTTGCTGGGGATGCTATTGTGTTTTTCCGAGCAGAAAATGGGGACCTCTGTGTTGGTATTAGAAGGGCTAAAAGAGGGATTGGTGGTGGACCTGAATACCCTTGTGGCTGGAACACTCCTTCCGGAAATTCTTGCTCTCAGTATGATGGTTATTCTGGCTTTTCAAGGGAGAACGGAAATAAGTTGATGGATAAAAATTCTAGTGGGACTACGAGAGGAAGAGTCAAGGCCGAACATGTTATAGAAGCTGCAACTCTTGCTGTCAGTGGCCAGCCTTTTGAGGTTGTGTACTATCCAAGGGCAAGCACACCTGAGTTTTGTGTTAAGGCCGCATCGGTGAGAGCTGCAATGCAAATTCGCTGGTGCTCGGGAATAAGGTTCAAAATGCCTTTTGAAACTGAGGATTCTTCTCGGATAAGCTGGTTCATGGGGACTGTATCTTCTGTTCATTATGCAGATCCCCGTTGGCCTGATTCTCCATGGCGCTATTTACAG GTGGCATGGGATGAGCCAGATCTGCTCCAAAATGTAAGAAGTGTTAGTCCATGGTTGGTTGAATTGGTATCGAGCATACCAGCTATTGATCTCTCTCCCTTCTCACCTCCAAGAAAGAAGTTGCGGCTGCAACAGACGCCAGACTATTCTCTTCTTGGCCAACTGCCAATGCAATCAGTATACGGCAATTTCCTAACTTCCAGCAACACTATGTGTAATTTATCAGACAACATTCCTGCAGGCATACAGGGAGCCAGGCAAGCTCATTTTGGACTATCTTCGACGAATTTTCTCAACAATCTACCCCCTGGTCTAATTCCAGTTGGCTTTCAGCAACTTGGTCATGTTCCCCCTCCTGGAACCCCTGGAGGTAACTTCATGCGCATTGCTGAAACCAATGAGGACATTCCTTGCCGTGTTACTGAGGGTATCCCTTACCACAATTTAAGGGATAATGATGAGATAAAGACGCCTCACATATTTTTGTTCGGTCAGCTAATTGTTGAGGGACAGCAGATGTCGAAGAGCTCCTCTGGGGACGATAGTTCATCATGTCCAGAGAAAACAGGAAATTCGTCTGATGGCTCTGGTTCTGCATTACATCGCAATGATTCAGTGGAAAATTGCTCTGATGGAGGAAGTGATCACAACTTGGAGACTGGTCTTTGCAAAGTGTTTGTTAAATCTGGGGATGCAGGGACCCTTGATCTTTCGGTCTTTAGATCATACCAAGAATTGTACAGAAAGCTGGCCAACATGTTTGGCAAAGAAAATTCAGATATGCTGAGTAATGTACTGTACCGGGATGCAACAGGTGCTATTAGACACACCGGCGATGAACCCTTCAG TGAGTTTTTGAAGACAGCCAGAGGACTTTATATGGCATGA
- the LOC101296155 gene encoding uncharacterized protein LOC101296155 — protein sequence MILGSRSVPSCVLSREDVCTDINATNSSCEERIRITYVIDPALQGVTIPLFYVLWWHQCLINDFKKLHGTNLNAKCIICVTHVTRVYLSSSQTSTITIERVMKDVPKRAIKYEGFVLVKERRPWISPRSIQLPGSDKEKLNEGWEKVMAAAKEKFF from the exons ATGATCCTAGGAAGTAGATCAGTTCCATCATGTGTGCTGAGCAGGGAGGATGTCTGTACAGATATCAATGCGACAAATTCTTCATGTGAGGAACGAATACGTATTACATACGTTATAGACCCGGCATTACAGGGAGTGACCATTCCTCTGTTCTACGTTTTGTGGTGGCATCAATGCCTCATCAATGACTTCAAGAAGCTACATGGGACAAACCTCAATGCAAAATGCATCATCTGCGTTACTCACGTTACCAG AGTTTACCTCAGCTCTAGCCAAACCTCGACGATTACGATTGAACGAGTGATGAAGGACGTGCCGAAGAGGGCAATCAAGTACGAAGGCTTTGTATTGGTGAAGGAGAGGCGACCATGGATTTCCCCCCGCTCAATCCAG CTTCCTGGTAGCGATAAGGAGAAGTTGAACGAGGGTTGGGAAAAAGTAATGGCTGCTGCTAAGGAGAAGTTCTTCTAG
- the LOC101296039 gene encoding phosphomannomutase/phosphoglucomutase-like, with protein sequence MEAMSGKIVENVTVSQCYQLSRKFDNRYQRDYCAPFMRKVLPLQQGRLAWTAIPSMQLRNLSKFQSSFVKRGTVHCNAAASTTAVPYLEKVDFLKLQNGSDIRGVAVAGVEGEPLNLTEPVAEAIAAGFAAWLVEKKKDDSKCLRVSIGHDSRISAQKLEDAISRGIAGAGLGVVQYGLASTPAMFNSTITKDDGFLCPADGAIMITASHLPYNRNGFKFFTNAGGLGKADIKNILERAADIYTKFTVEGLTSSKEKALASVKRVNYMDIYTSDLVKAVRKAAGNIEKPLEGFHIVVDAGNGAGGFFAAKVLEPLGAVTSGSQFLEPDGMFPNHVPNPEDKAAMKAITQAVLDNKADLGIIFDTDVDRSAAVDSTGSEFNRNRLIALMSAIVLEEHPRTTIVTDSVTSDGLTTFIEQKLGGKHHRFKRGYKNVIDEAIRLNSVGEESHLAIETSGHGALKENHWLDDGAYLMVKILNKLASARASGHGGGSKVLTDLLEGLEEPGYSVELRLKINQSHQDLQGGSFRDYGEAVLKHLENYIELHPKLRKAPVNYEGVRVSGNGGWFLLRLSLHDPVLPLNIEAPSKDDAVLLGNVARAALTEFSALDTSALDKFVQAS encoded by the exons ATGGAAG CAATGTCAGGGAAGATTGTCGAAAATGTTACTGTGTCACAATGCTACCAACTAAGTAGGAAGTTCGACAACCGATATCAAAGGGACTATTGTGCCCCTTTTATGCGCAAAGTGCTTCCCTTACAGCAAGGGAGGTTAGCATGGACTGCCATTCCTTCCATGCAATTGCGCAACTTATCAAAATTCCAGAGCAGTTTTGTAAAGCGAGGAACTGTTCATTGCAATG CTGCTGCATCTACAACTGCAGTACCATATCTCGAAAAAGTTGATTTTTTGAAGCTTCAAAATGGCAG TGATATTCGAGGTGTTGCTGTTGCTGGGGTTGAAGGAGAACCGCTTAATCTGACTGAACCTGTGGCAGAAGCAATAGCAGCTGGTTTTGCAGCATGGTTAGTGGAAAAGAAGAAGGACGACTCTAAATGTTTGAGAGTTTCTATTGGCCATGATTCTCGAATATCTGCACAAAAGTTAGAG GATGCAATTTCGCGAGGAATCGCTGGTGCTGGTCTGGGTGTTGTTCAATACGG ATTGGCATCCACACCAGCCATGTTTAATAGCACAATTACCAAAGATGATGGTTTCTTATGTCCTGCAGATGGGGCCATAATGATAACAG CTAGTCATTTGCCTTACAACAGGAATGGATTCAAATTCTTCACAAATGCTGGAGGGCTTGGGAAAGCTGACATTAAAAACATATTAGAGCGTGCTGCAGATATTTACACTAAGTTTACAGTGGAGGGTTTGACAAGTTCAAAAGAAAAGGCACTTGCTTCTGTGAAGAGAGTCAATTACATGGACATATATACATCTGATCTTGTAAAGGCAGTTCGCAAAGCTGCAGGAAATATAG AGAAGCCACTGGAAGGATTCCATATTGTTGTTGATGCAGGGAATGGAGCAGGAGGATTTTTTGCT GCAAAAGTGCTCGAACCTCTTGGGGCAGTCACTTCTGGTAGTCAGTTCTTGGAGCCAGATG GTATGTTTCCAAACCATGTTCCAAACCCAGAGGACAAAGCAGCCATGAAAGCTATCACTCAGGCAGTCCTTGATAACAAAGCTGATTTGGGGATCATCTTTGATACAGACGTTGATAG ATCTGCTGCTGTGGACTCTACCGGCAGCGAGTTCAATCGGAATCGGCTGATTGCCTTGATGTCTGCCATTGTTCTTGAGGAA CATCCAAGAACAACTATTGTCACAGACAGTGTCACTTCAGATGGTCTCACCACATTCATCGAGCAGAAACTTG GGGGGAAGCACCACCGTTTCAAAAGAGGCTATAAAAATGTCATTGATGAAGCTATTCGTTTG AACTCTGTGGGTGAGGAATCACATCTGGCTATTGAAACTAGTGGCCATGGAGCTCTGAAGGAAAACCATTGGCTTGATGATGGTGCATACCTCATG GTCAAAATTTTAAATAAACTTGCCTCAGCTAGAGCTTCAGGACATGGTGGTGGCAGCAAAGTTTTGACTGATCTCTTAGAAGGTTTGGAGGAACCAGGTTATTCAGTGGAACTGAGATTAAAGATCAATCAAAGTCATCAAGATCTTCAAGGAGG ATCTTTCCGAGACTATGGAGAAGCAGTGTTGAAACATTTGGAAAACTATATTGAATTGCATCCAAAGCTTAGAAAAGCCCCTGTAAACTATGAAGGG GTCCGAGTTTCTGGGAATGGTGGGTGGTTTCTTCTTAGACTCTCGCTTCATGATCCTGTACTTCCCCTTAACATAGAG GCACCAAGCAAGGATGATGCTGTATTACTTGGAAATGTTGCGCGTGCTGCTTTGACGGAGTTCTCTGCTTTGGATACATCTGCTTTAGACAAGTTTGTCCAAGCATCCTAG